One Candidatus Krumholzibacteriota bacterium genomic region harbors:
- a CDS encoding sodium ion-translocating decarboxylase subunit beta has product MILFLAVVSWFFLSPLTLSSQEEKPAVRSPELAQAPDTTTIASQIKELWKSTGIFAFIGGPDAEVAAGTEGEARIPAGLGQILMIALSTGLIYLAIHNKYEPLLLLPIGFGGILANIPLAAISGPEGFLGMLYTFGLQTGVFPLLIFMGVGAMTDFGPLIAHPKTALLGAAAQFGIFTTLIGALWLSGAVDGIDFSLKDAAAIGIIGGADGPTAIFLAGRLSPGLLGAIAVAAYSYMALVPIIQPPIMKILTSKKEREIEMKQLREVSAVEKIIFPLIVLGLCILLLPGATPLIGMLMFGNLLRESGVVERLSHTAANELINTITILLGLSVGSKLAADKFLHTETLGILALGMIAFAIGTAAGIILAKLMNLVSREKINPLIGAAGVSAVPMAARVVTDVGLKANPGNFLLMHAMGPNVAGVIGSAVAAGVLLTLCR; this is encoded by the coding sequence ATGATCCTTTTCCTGGCTGTTGTATCGTGGTTTTTTCTATCTCCCCTGACTCTTTCTTCACAGGAAGAAAAACCGGCTGTGAGATCGCCTGAACTCGCGCAAGCCCCCGATACGACTACAATCGCGAGTCAGATAAAGGAATTGTGGAAGTCTACCGGGATATTTGCTTTCATCGGGGGCCCTGATGCCGAAGTCGCTGCCGGGACAGAAGGTGAGGCGCGAATACCGGCCGGTCTCGGCCAGATACTTATGATCGCTCTAAGTACGGGACTGATTTACCTGGCGATACACAACAAGTACGAACCCCTGCTTCTTCTTCCGATAGGGTTCGGAGGAATACTTGCCAATATACCCCTTGCCGCGATATCCGGACCGGAAGGCTTTCTTGGAATGCTTTACACATTTGGCCTTCAGACAGGGGTATTCCCTCTTCTGATCTTCATGGGAGTGGGCGCAATGACCGATTTCGGACCACTGATAGCTCACCCCAAGACAGCCCTTCTCGGCGCGGCAGCCCAGTTCGGGATTTTCACCACCCTTATCGGAGCGTTGTGGCTTTCAGGAGCCGTTGACGGGATCGATTTTTCCCTCAAGGATGCCGCTGCGATAGGTATCATCGGAGGCGCTGACGGCCCTACCGCGATCTTTCTCGCGGGAAGGCTTTCCCCTGGCCTGCTCGGCGCGATCGCCGTCGCCGCCTATTCATACATGGCCCTCGTACCGATAATACAGCCCCCGATCATGAAGATCCTTACTTCAAAAAAAGAGCGCGAGATCGAGATGAAACAGCTCAGGGAAGTCTCGGCGGTTGAAAAAATAATCTTCCCGCTCATTGTCCTCGGCCTCTGCATACTTCTCCTTCCCGGAGCGACCCCGCTGATCGGCATGCTGATGTTCGGAAACCTTCTCAGGGAATCTGGCGTCGTGGAACGGCTCTCGCATACCGCGGCTAACGAACTGATCAATACGATAACTATTCTTCTCGGTCTTTCGGTAGGTTCGAAACTGGCCGCCGATAAATTCCTCCACACCGAGACTCTTGGAATACTAGCCCTTGGGATGATAGCTTTTGCCATCGGCACCGCCGCTGGGATAATACTTGCCAAGCTGATGAACCTCGTAAGCAGAGAGAAAATCAATCCTTTGATCGGAGCCGCTGGCGTATCGGCCGTCCCGATGGCGGCAAGGGTAGTCACCGATGTCGGGTTGAAGGCGAACCCGGGAAATTTTCTTCTCATGCACGCAATGGGCCCGAACGTGGCCGGCGTGATCGGATCGGCCGTCGCCGCTGGCGTCCTTCTTACGCTCTGCCGTTAG
- the trxA gene encoding thioredoxin gives MSDKVTHVNDNDFQEQVIESEIPVVVDFWAPWCGPCLMVGPVIEELAEEYDGRVKFVKLNTDESRDTAIKYGIMSIPTLKIIKGGEVADSISGAAPKEYFKEWIDKVLK, from the coding sequence ATGAGTGACAAAGTAACACACGTTAACGATAATGATTTCCAGGAACAGGTAATCGAATCGGAAATACCGGTCGTAGTCGATTTCTGGGCTCCATGGTGCGGACCTTGCCTCATGGTAGGTCCGGTCATCGAGGAACTTGCCGAGGAGTATGACGGCAGGGTCAAGTTCGTCAAACTGAACACCGATGAATCGAGAGACACGGCGATCAAGTATGGTATCATGAGTATTCCGACCCTCAAGATCATAAAGGGGGGAGAGGTCGCCGATTCGATATCGGGAGCAGCTCCGAAGGAATACTTCAAGGAATGGATCGACAAGGTCCTTAAATAG
- a CDS encoding OadG family protein, whose product MLTEGLGLMAAGMGMVFAFLLLMVLVMNVSARIFRHFSVMPADLPSDSGNEERRPDNSTGNPAEIALAIALAVTREGQGKDTNV is encoded by the coding sequence ATGCTGACTGAAGGCCTTGGCCTTATGGCTGCCGGTATGGGAATGGTCTTCGCGTTCCTCCTCCTGATGGTCCTTGTCATGAACGTCTCGGCAAGGATCTTCAGACATTTTTCCGTAATGCCTGCCGATCTTCCCTCCGATAGCGGCAATGAAGAACGAAGGCCTGATAACTCCACGGGGAATCCTGCCGAGATCGCTCTGGCGATCGCGCTGGCCGTGACCAGAGAGGGACAGGGGAAGGATACCAATGTCTAA
- a CDS encoding 4-hydroxy-tetrahydrodipicolinate synthase: protein MLKGLYVALVTPFNEDSSLNEEKLRELVRFHIDSGTDGLVPCATTSENPTYSWEEHFRIIELVVEEAAGRLDVIAGCGTNSTTRSIENLKKAGELGVDGAMVVTPYYNKPTQEGLYAHFMKLADEGGLPLMLYNVPGRTGVNMKPATVKKLSGHENIVALKEASADLEQMSEIVSLCGDDIVLLSGDDGLTLPILSIGGRGVVSVVGNIVPKDVISLLTVYEGGDIEEARRLFFRLLPLCQAMFIETNPMPVKEAMNLLGMGVGDVRLPLVRMLPENIEKLRLALSDYGLSV from the coding sequence ATGTTGAAGGGTCTGTATGTCGCTCTTGTCACGCCATTTAACGAAGACAGCAGTCTCAACGAGGAAAAACTTAGAGAACTTGTGCGCTTCCATATCGACTCGGGGACTGACGGTCTCGTCCCGTGCGCGACGACGAGTGAAAACCCTACATACTCGTGGGAGGAACATTTCAGGATCATCGAGCTGGTAGTCGAAGAAGCGGCGGGAAGACTCGACGTAATAGCGGGATGCGGCACGAATTCTACGACGCGATCGATCGAGAACCTGAAAAAAGCTGGCGAACTCGGAGTTGACGGCGCCATGGTCGTGACTCCTTACTATAACAAGCCGACGCAGGAAGGGCTCTATGCCCACTTTATGAAACTCGCCGATGAAGGGGGCCTTCCCCTGATGCTTTACAACGTGCCTGGCAGGACCGGCGTAAATATGAAACCGGCGACTGTAAAGAAGCTGTCCGGCCACGAAAATATAGTAGCTCTCAAGGAGGCAAGCGCCGACCTGGAGCAGATGTCAGAGATCGTCAGCCTCTGTGGAGACGATATCGTGCTTTTATCAGGCGATGACGGCCTGACTCTTCCGATCCTCTCGATCGGGGGAAGAGGCGTCGTTTCCGTTGTCGGCAATATAGTGCCGAAAGATGTGATCTCTCTCCTTACCGTTTACGAAGGTGGAGATATCGAAGAAGCTCGCAGGCTCTTTTTCAGGCTTCTTCCCCTATGCCAGGCCATGTTCATAGAAACAAATCCCATGCCTGTCAAGGAAGCGATGAATCTTCTCGGTATGGGCGTGGGCGATGTCCGGTTGCCGCTTGTGAGGATGTTGCCCGAAAATATAGAAAAGCTGAGGCTGGCTCTTTCCGATTACGGCCTTTCTGTATGA
- a CDS encoding NAD+ synthase, with amino-acid sequence MGRKKRKVRIGLAQVNPTVGDLGGNAGIARRIIADAKRSGVQILAFPELFLCGYPAEDLLLKPGFIIDCEKELRKLARHATGIAVIAGAPRRSEDPGSTLRNTASILCDGKIAARYDKINLPNYGVFDEKRYFAPGERPFIASFGDTRVGISICEDIWVDDGPITAQCSNGGAEIIINISASPYHRRKGPDREKLMQRRARENNTWLCYLNLVGAQDELVFDGNSLVIDPGGSTIARGAVFREDLIIADIDLTAKGEKEGKTSSATAPGLPVGLIDTAFLPALSPHEKRRLPSRQKTAHPGPNKEIYEALVLGTRDYVDKNGFSGVIIGLSGGIDSALTATIAVDALGPERVIGVTMPSEYTSSSTLKDAHHLAENLDINIKEIPVGKLYDAYRDLLADIIPRGPVGITEENLQARIRGNILMALSNRFGHLVLTTGNKSEIAVGYCTLYGDMAGGFAVLKDVPKTLVFSLSRYRNRRAGVALIPASTIRRRPSAELRPGQLDEDSLPPYPTLDRIIELYVEKDFSLSGIISDGIAPGIAEKTVRMIDLSEYKRRQGPPGIKITPKAFGRDRRLPITNRYRRSAKIHPGGRKEKEC; translated from the coding sequence ATGGGACGAAAAAAGAGGAAAGTCCGGATCGGCCTGGCGCAGGTAAATCCGACTGTCGGCGACCTCGGGGGAAACGCCGGCATCGCCCGCCGAATAATAGCCGACGCGAAAAGATCGGGAGTACAGATACTCGCCTTTCCCGAGCTTTTCCTTTGCGGGTATCCCGCCGAAGACCTTCTTTTAAAACCGGGTTTTATCATCGACTGCGAAAAAGAACTGCGGAAACTGGCCAGGCACGCGACGGGGATAGCGGTGATAGCAGGAGCTCCGAGGCGTTCCGAGGATCCCGGCTCGACCCTTCGCAATACAGCGTCCATCCTGTGTGATGGAAAGATCGCCGCACGTTATGACAAAATTAACCTCCCGAACTACGGAGTATTCGACGAAAAAAGGTATTTCGCTCCCGGCGAGCGCCCTTTTATCGCCTCTTTCGGCGATACGAGGGTGGGGATAAGCATATGCGAGGATATATGGGTCGATGACGGGCCCATCACCGCGCAATGTTCCAATGGGGGAGCAGAGATCATAATAAATATATCGGCCTCGCCATATCATCGCCGTAAAGGGCCAGACCGCGAAAAACTAATGCAAAGGCGTGCCAGGGAGAACAACACCTGGCTCTGCTACCTGAACCTCGTCGGCGCTCAGGATGAGCTCGTCTTCGATGGCAATTCCCTTGTGATAGACCCCGGCGGTTCCACGATAGCCCGTGGAGCGGTGTTCAGGGAAGATCTCATCATCGCCGATATAGACCTGACCGCTAAAGGGGAAAAAGAGGGAAAGACCAGCTCCGCGACTGCGCCGGGGCTTCCCGTTGGCCTGATCGACACCGCTTTCCTTCCCGCCCTTTCCCCGCATGAAAAAAGGCGTCTTCCCTCGAGACAAAAGACCGCGCATCCGGGTCCGAACAAAGAAATATACGAAGCTCTCGTCCTTGGGACCCGTGATTACGTGGATAAAAACGGCTTCAGCGGAGTGATAATAGGATTGAGCGGAGGAATAGATTCCGCCCTTACGGCTACCATCGCGGTCGATGCCCTCGGCCCAGAGAGAGTCATCGGCGTCACGATGCCTTCGGAGTACACTTCTTCATCTACATTGAAAGACGCTCACCACCTTGCTGAAAATCTCGATATAAACATAAAAGAGATACCGGTCGGAAAGCTTTACGATGCTTATCGCGACCTGCTCGCCGATATCATTCCCAGAGGGCCTGTTGGAATAACCGAAGAAAACCTGCAGGCCAGGATCCGGGGAAACATCCTGATGGCCCTCTCGAACAGATTCGGCCATCTCGTCCTGACGACAGGCAATAAAAGCGAGATCGCCGTCGGATACTGCACTCTTTACGGAGATATGGCGGGAGGGTTCGCCGTATTGAAGGATGTCCCCAAGACTCTCGTCTTTTCGCTGAGCAGATACAGAAACCGCCGGGCGGGCGTGGCGCTGATCCCCGCGTCGACGATAAGAAGAAGACCCTCGGCAGAACTGCGCCCGGGACAGCTCGATGAGGATTCGCTGCCTCCCTATCCGACGCTTGACAGAATCATAGAACTCTATGTGGAAAAAGACTTTTCCCTTTCCGGCATCATATCTGACGGGATAGCTCCCGGTATCGCGGAGAAAACAGTTCGGATGATAGATCTCAGCGAATACAAGCGCCGCCAGGGGCCGCCGGGGATCAAAATCACGCCGAAAGCTTTCGGAAGAGACAGGCGGCTTCCTATCACTAACAGGTACAGGCGGTCGGCAAAAATACATCCAGGCGGGCGAAAGGAAAAAGAATGCTGA
- a CDS encoding winged helix-turn-helix transcriptional regulator, with protein sequence MSKEINKAPLSDTEIDRLSEILKSLANPARLRIVNLLIRGESTVSEICDRTGLKQSLVSQQLKNLRLNNIVQRRREVPKIYYSLKEKNIVSMLMCLSRCGTGLEVPGRN encoded by the coding sequence ATGAGTAAAGAAATAAACAAAGCGCCTCTTTCAGACACCGAGATAGACCGGTTGTCGGAAATACTGAAATCACTTGCCAATCCCGCTAGATTGCGTATTGTGAACCTTCTTATAAGAGGTGAATCGACTGTTTCGGAGATATGCGACAGAACGGGGCTGAAACAATCCCTCGTATCCCAACAGTTGAAAAATCTCAGGTTGAACAATATAGTCCAGCGAAGAAGGGAAGTTCCGAAGATCTATTACAGTCTGAAGGAAAAAAACATTGTAAGTATGTTGATGTGCCTTAGCAGGTGCGGAACAGGGCTTGAAGTCCCGGGAAGGAATTAG
- a CDS encoding DUF4097 family beta strand repeat protein — MKKGVLMAAVLLLVGIFLTIGAEAAGDRKIKKEFNTKPGKTIRFDLDTGGDIMIEGWDRDLIDVEVLLKGKDNENIEVDFDMDRSGLEISSEFRKRRRNSCDMTIIARVPERYDIEFKTLGGDIEIDGVEGFVEGSTMGGDVDFSDLKGELAVTTMGGDVTVKDSFLDGKVKTMGGDVNIKNVEGDLKGYSMGGDIEYRNVRGRDREKDDDSEVSITTLGGDLDLDYEGRDIKAKTFGGDIDVGKGERVKLSTMGGDIDVKEAGRGADLHTMGGDIRIGRAGVFARAKTMGGDIEIREVDGSARATTMGGDVFVRMVGDPDEGERDVELKSMGGDIELIVPKGLSMKFDIEISYTKKRSRDYRIESDFEMKVKETKEWKRKWGQKRKYIYGTGEVGGGRNLVKIRTMNGNVIIKKGD, encoded by the coding sequence ATGAAAAAGGGAGTATTAATGGCAGCGGTCCTTCTGCTTGTCGGAATATTTCTGACTATCGGCGCGGAAGCAGCCGGGGATAGGAAGATAAAGAAGGAATTCAATACGAAACCGGGGAAGACGATAAGATTTGATCTCGATACCGGTGGAGATATCATGATAGAGGGGTGGGACCGCGATCTTATCGACGTGGAAGTGCTGCTAAAGGGTAAGGATAATGAGAATATCGAAGTCGATTTCGATATGGACCGTTCCGGGCTTGAGATCTCGAGCGAATTCAGAAAGAGAAGAAGAAACAGCTGCGATATGACAATCATCGCGCGGGTGCCTGAAAGGTATGATATCGAGTTCAAGACGCTTGGAGGGGATATCGAGATCGATGGCGTCGAAGGGTTTGTCGAGGGATCTACGATGGGTGGAGATGTCGATTTCAGTGATCTGAAGGGTGAGCTGGCCGTGACGACGATGGGCGGCGATGTCACCGTGAAGGATTCATTTCTCGACGGCAAAGTGAAGACGATGGGCGGCGACGTGAATATAAAAAATGTCGAGGGCGACCTGAAGGGGTATTCGATGGGAGGAGATATCGAATATCGAAACGTCAGGGGAAGAGACAGGGAGAAGGATGATGACAGCGAGGTCAGCATAACGACTCTCGGGGGAGATCTCGACCTCGATTATGAGGGCAGGGATATCAAGGCCAAGACTTTCGGCGGGGATATCGACGTGGGTAAGGGCGAAAGGGTCAAGCTGAGCACGATGGGCGGAGATATCGATGTTAAGGAGGCGGGGCGAGGAGCCGATCTCCACACGATGGGGGGCGATATCAGGATCGGCCGGGCAGGCGTCTTCGCCAGGGCAAAGACGATGGGCGGAGATATAGAGATCCGGGAGGTAGACGGAAGCGCCAGGGCAACGACGATGGGTGGCGATGTTTTCGTAAGAATGGTCGGTGATCCTGATGAAGGGGAAAGGGATGTTGAACTGAAATCGATGGGAGGGGATATCGAGCTGATAGTGCCGAAAGGGCTTTCAATGAAGTTCGACATAGAGATCTCCTATACGAAAAAGAGAAGCAGGGACTATAGGATAGAATCCGATTTCGAAATGAAAGTAAAAGAGACGAAAGAGTGGAAACGCAAGTGGGGTCAGAAAAGAAAATATATATACGGCACCGGTGAGGTAGGAGGTGGGAGGAACCTTGTAAAGATCCGTACGATGAACGGCAATGTAATTATTAAAAAGGGAGACTAG
- a CDS encoding 4-hydroxy-tetrahydrodipicolinate reductase, which produces MIKVILTGALGRMSRILAGEIDKDKKVSLVGAVEAPGHSSLGGLFHGVKVCSSLQSIIDKTDIVVDFSSPEAALTHLAESSAAGKVFITGATGFSAGQLAEAREVADNIPVLISPNMSAGVNLLFKLTREVTSALKDFDIEIVEIHHKKKKDSPSGTAAKIAEVARSVRKEMNIVYGREGLLGERPVNEIGMHSLRGGDVAGEHRIIFAGEGERLELVHKAHSRMTFARGTMIAIHFMYGREPGFYTMDEIFGLA; this is translated from the coding sequence ATGATCAAGGTGATACTGACCGGAGCCCTTGGAAGGATGAGCCGGATTCTTGCCGGGGAGATCGATAAAGACAAAAAAGTCTCCCTTGTCGGCGCGGTCGAGGCCCCCGGCCACAGCAGCCTGGGAGGACTCTTTCATGGTGTAAAGGTCTGCTCTTCTCTACAGAGTATTATCGACAAAACAGATATTGTAGTAGATTTTTCATCTCCCGAAGCCGCGCTGACCCATCTTGCCGAATCCTCCGCGGCCGGCAAAGTATTCATAACCGGAGCGACCGGCTTTTCCGCGGGCCAGCTCGCCGAAGCGCGGGAGGTGGCTGATAATATCCCCGTACTGATAAGCCCCAACATGTCAGCGGGAGTCAACCTTCTCTTCAAGCTGACCAGGGAAGTCACGAGCGCCCTGAAAGATTTCGATATCGAGATCGTCGAGATCCATCACAAAAAAAAGAAGGATTCTCCAAGCGGAACCGCAGCGAAAATAGCCGAAGTCGCGCGATCGGTCAGAAAAGAGATGAATATCGTCTATGGAAGAGAGGGTCTTCTCGGTGAAAGGCCGGTGAACGAGATCGGCATGCATTCCCTTCGCGGGGGAGATGTGGCCGGGGAACACAGAATAATATTCGCCGGGGAGGGAGAACGCCTGGAACTGGTGCACAAGGCTCATTCGAGAATGACCTTTGCCCGGGGAACGATGATAGCGATTCATTTCATGTACGGCCGCGAGCCCGGTTTTTATACGATGGACGAGATATTCGGTCTCGCCTGA
- a CDS encoding homoserine dehydrogenase translates to MQKLAFIGFGVVGQGLVQILLEKKEMLKKKYRYDYSVVAVSDFTKGSALDDKGLDLEKLLELAKDGRISEYPGAKTGLNALDTIKETGADVVIEVSYTDIKTAEPANSHFVAALKGGKHLVTTNKGPTALFLRELLELARANKAQFRYEGTVVAGTPVLNLGEKCLAGNEISEIRGILNGTTNFILTNMESGKSYGDALKEAQELGFAEADPTADVEGFDALAKVVILAKSVMGADIGPADVDRTGITGISLDDVKKAAEEGMRWKLIGKVKKEGGKVKASVRPEKVALVDPLASVGGAMNALTFETDLLGPVTIVGPGAGKKETGYSLLIDMLTIDKKI, encoded by the coding sequence ATGCAGAAACTGGCATTCATAGGGTTTGGAGTCGTCGGGCAGGGACTGGTGCAGATACTTCTCGAAAAAAAAGAGATGCTGAAAAAGAAATATCGCTACGATTATTCTGTCGTAGCGGTCAGTGATTTTACAAAGGGATCGGCTCTCGATGATAAAGGGCTCGACCTGGAAAAACTGCTCGAGCTGGCCAAAGATGGCAGAATATCGGAATACCCGGGCGCGAAGACCGGACTCAACGCGCTCGACACGATAAAGGAAACGGGTGCCGATGTCGTAATCGAGGTCTCATACACTGATATCAAGACTGCCGAACCTGCCAACAGCCACTTCGTCGCGGCCCTCAAAGGAGGCAAGCATCTTGTCACTACGAATAAAGGTCCGACAGCCCTGTTTCTTCGCGAGCTTCTGGAGCTTGCCAGAGCCAATAAGGCGCAGTTCCGGTATGAGGGGACCGTGGTGGCGGGGACGCCTGTCCTCAATCTCGGCGAGAAGTGTCTGGCCGGTAACGAAATAAGCGAAATAAGAGGTATCCTGAACGGGACGACGAACTTCATCCTGACGAATATGGAAAGTGGAAAAAGCTATGGAGACGCCCTGAAAGAGGCCCAGGAACTGGGATTCGCCGAGGCCGACCCTACAGCCGATGTTGAGGGTTTCGATGCTCTCGCCAAGGTCGTCATCCTTGCCAAAAGCGTCATGGGCGCGGATATAGGCCCTGCTGACGTCGACAGGACGGGGATCACCGGGATCAGCCTCGATGATGTTAAAAAAGCCGCCGAAGAGGGGATGAGATGGAAACTCATAGGGAAGGTAAAAAAAGAGGGTGGCAAGGTAAAAGCGTCGGTAAGACCGGAGAAAGTGGCGCTTGTCGATCCTCTCGCTTCTGTCGGCGGAGCGATGAACGCTCTTACCTTCGAAACGGACCTTCTCGGTCCGGTAACTATCGTAGGCCCCGGAGCGGGGAAGAAAGAAACGGGATATTCGCTGCTAATAGATATGCTGACGATAGATAAAAAGATATAG
- a CDS encoding biotin/lipoyl-binding protein: MSKKTVRFMNTAFRDGFQSVYGARVFTDDFLPAVKAAAAAGIRYFEAGGGARFQSLYFYSNEDAFEMMDRFRDAAGPDAELQTLARGINVVGLESQPRDIIKLHATLFARHGITAIRNFDALNDVDNLIYSGKCIVEAGLRHQVAVTMMGLPPGCEGAHDADFYEMILKKILAAGIEFDSICFKDASGTSTPSTIFETVKRAKKILPCGIPLHFHTHETAGISIAGYKAAIEAGADIIDLSMAPCSGGTCQPDIATMWHALRGTDYTLDIDIDKVLKAEEVFKECMKDYFMPPEAKAVEPLIPWSPMPGGALTANTQMMRDNDIMDRFPEVVLALREVVRLGGFGTSVTPVSQFYFQQAYNNVILGEWKNIAEGYGKMILGYFGKTPIPPDPHIVEIAAKQLGLEPITRNPLDIVEEDPARGIAPATKKLEENGLPATDENIFITATCGDKGITYLLGNASTGVRKNSPQASQAETTSESGRYTVSVGKNRYAVRLDGDKAIVNGREYDYRIDDGFDDIEETPVAESRIKIAVTARMPGTIVRILVKDGMEVKTGAALLVQEAMKMETAISAPSDGTVTDIAVLIGDHVKTGQILLYIY, encoded by the coding sequence ATGTCTAAAAAAACTGTCAGATTCATGAATACCGCCTTCCGGGATGGCTTCCAGTCAGTTTACGGAGCGCGGGTCTTTACCGACGATTTTTTGCCTGCCGTAAAGGCCGCCGCCGCCGCGGGAATAAGATATTTCGAGGCTGGGGGAGGCGCCCGCTTTCAGTCGCTTTATTTCTACAGCAACGAAGACGCTTTCGAGATGATGGATCGTTTTCGAGATGCCGCCGGCCCTGACGCCGAGCTCCAGACCCTTGCAAGAGGGATCAACGTCGTCGGGCTTGAATCACAACCCCGGGATATAATAAAATTGCACGCTACCCTTTTCGCCAGGCACGGAATCACCGCTATAAGGAATTTCGACGCGCTGAACGACGTGGACAATCTTATATACAGTGGAAAGTGCATTGTTGAGGCGGGGCTGCGGCACCAGGTCGCCGTCACGATGATGGGCCTTCCTCCGGGGTGCGAAGGAGCTCATGACGCCGATTTCTACGAGATGATCCTCAAGAAGATCCTTGCCGCCGGGATAGAATTCGATTCGATATGTTTCAAGGACGCTTCCGGCACTTCGACTCCTTCAACGATCTTCGAAACGGTAAAAAGGGCTAAAAAGATCCTTCCCTGCGGCATCCCGCTCCATTTTCATACGCATGAGACGGCCGGAATAAGTATAGCGGGGTATAAAGCAGCGATAGAAGCGGGAGCAGATATCATAGATCTCTCCATGGCTCCCTGTTCAGGAGGGACCTGCCAGCCGGATATAGCTACGATGTGGCACGCCCTTCGGGGAACAGATTACACACTCGACATAGATATCGACAAGGTCCTGAAAGCTGAAGAAGTATTCAAGGAGTGTATGAAGGATTATTTCATGCCTCCGGAGGCTAAGGCTGTGGAACCCCTTATCCCATGGTCGCCGATGCCTGGCGGAGCATTGACCGCCAATACTCAGATGATGCGTGATAACGATATCATGGACAGATTTCCCGAAGTAGTCCTCGCCCTTCGTGAAGTGGTCCGCCTGGGCGGATTCGGAACATCGGTCACGCCGGTAAGCCAGTTTTACTTCCAGCAGGCCTACAACAACGTGATCCTGGGGGAATGGAAAAATATCGCGGAAGGTTACGGAAAAATGATCCTTGGATATTTCGGAAAGACCCCTATTCCGCCTGATCCCCATATTGTCGAAATCGCGGCGAAACAGCTCGGCCTTGAACCGATCACGAGAAACCCGCTTGATATAGTCGAGGAAGATCCCGCCAGGGGAATAGCTCCGGCAACAAAAAAGCTTGAAGAAAATGGATTGCCGGCCACTGACGAAAATATATTCATAACCGCTACCTGCGGCGATAAAGGGATAACCTACCTTCTCGGAAATGCATCTACGGGGGTCCGGAAAAACAGTCCGCAGGCCTCTCAAGCGGAGACGACATCCGAATCAGGCCGTTATACGGTAAGCGTCGGCAAAAACAGATATGCTGTAAGGCTTGATGGGGACAAGGCGATCGTCAACGGCAGAGAATATGATTACCGGATCGATGACGGTTTCGACGATATCGAAGAAACCCCCGTGGCCGAGTCGAGGATCAAGATTGCAGTGACCGCCCGGATGCCGGGTACTATAGTCCGCATTCTGGTCAAGGATGGTATGGAAGTAAAAACAGGGGCTGCCCTTCTCGTACAGGAAGCGATGAAGATGGAAACGGCGATCAGCGCTCCTTCGGACGGAACAGTCACCGATATAGCCGTCTTGATAGGAGACCATGTCAAAACAGGACAGATATTGCTGTATATTTATTGA